From the Mahella australiensis 50-1 BON genome, the window TAATTCTTTGCAAGCTCTCTTTTTCTACTCCCGGGGTATAAGGTTCCTCAAGTTTCAACTTACTCGAATAAATCCATTCATATAATTTTGCCTTTGGCTGTCTGTTACCGACATATTCAATAATTGCAGCTACCTTGGTAAGCTTATCCAGCTCTTCGCTGCTCAACTTATCTATAATTTTCTCGTCAAACCATAATTCTTCAAAATACTTTTCATAATCAGAAGAATAGAGATCGATTAACAAGTTAGTTAAAGCCACATTAAAATCTTCTGCTCTGATTATATTGAGAATTCTTTCCATTGCATTCCTAAATCCTTTCCAACATAATTTAAAAACATTTTTTGCCTATCTCCTAAATATTTTCTTCCTACATACCTGTCAAATATATTAAGTACTTGTTCCAATTTTTCAATTTTAAGATACTTGATCAAATACTCTGCATCCTTAAAATCACTATATGGTTCAGGCCTTGCTGACAGGATCTTCATTGCAAGCATCTGCTCTGCTGTGGGAGCTAAAACTCTAAGGTTTTTATAAGTGAATACTTCCTTCAAATTTTCCTGTTTAATATATTTTAAGGGTTCCTTAACGTCTTGGTTTATCCAATCTTTATTTAAGCCATAAGTTTCAGCTATGTCTGATAAAATATTCTCAATTATGGAGGATGTTTCAAATAAAGCATCTACATCCTTCGTAGCCGGTCTTGCATCAAAGCAAATCATCATTACGGTTCCTCCATAGATGTTTAATGTTAACTTTAATCTATTTTCTTCAAGCTTTTTGTCCAGCACTTCCATAATCTCTAAAAAAAGCTCTTTAGTCATTTTTTCTAAACCCATTCTATCACATCCTTTATATCTGGCTCTCACCCGTGCAAACAAGAAAAATTTCGTTATCTTATTCTATCATGATTCCAATATGAGGTTCAAGGGTTATGAAATATCGTATCTTTTGCTTTTTCTCCATTGATGTATTTTTCAGCACCTTGAGCGACTCTTCAATCCTCCATAGGTTGATGCTGCCCACTGTCATCATCGGCATATATGGCATGAACTTCGATATTCCAGAACCCAAGTGGCATTATGGTTACCTATGGGCATTGAGCCTCATGGCGGCAGTCACCATAGCTATGATCATATACATACACATACGCCACAAGCATTGGCTGTAATAAAAAAATTAAAAAAGGCAAGCGTTATGGGGAATAAATGTGCTATAATTTATATGGAGATGAGATATGAAAGGTCCTATATAGGTAAGAGATGAACTTATTTTGGCATTGGACGTCTACTCTGAGCTTGGCCGGAGGCATAGCATATGATGCTTGTATAAAAGGCAGCTAATTGTAGAATGAATATTATCAATTGTTACGGAGTGGATTAAATGGGCTGTATTTTTTGCGATTATCTGAATAATAAGGCATATATAATGGAAAATGAACTTGCTTTCGCAATATATGATAATTTTCCTGTAAACAAGGGGCATATGCTTATTATCCCTAAAAGGCATTATGCGAACTACTTTGATGCTACACCTGATGAAATAATTGCATTGAATGACCTAATTAAACGAGCCAAAGGATTGCTTGATAACAGGTTTAACCCAGATGGTTATAATATCGGCGTTAATATTGGAGAAGCTGCTGGGCAGACTATTTTTCATCTTCATATCCACGTTATTCCAAGGTATATAGGAGATGTTGAAAATCCTAGAGGTGGCATCAGGAAGCTAAAGAAGCCTCTTATAGAATACGACGGTTAGAAGAAGCGAAGAAGGATTAAACATATGGGAGAGTATTCGTATTTATATAATAAATCCACCCATGGCGGAAATTGTATCACTGGTGATGGCGATCATCTATACATATATTTAAAAGAATCGATAGCTAAAGCGGTGAATATAGATATTATCGTTGCTTTTCTTATGGAATCCGGAGTAAAGCTTTTAGCAGAGGATTTTAAAGAGGCAGTTAATAGAGGTACTGCTTTGAGAATTCTATGTGGGAATTATCTTAATATAACACAGCCACAGGCCCTTTATCTTCTCAAAGATTTTTTAGGGGATAAAGTTGACTTGCGTTTCTATAATAACCCCAACAAATCTTTTCATCCAAAAGCATACATTTTTAGATATAAGGATAACGGTGAAATTTTTATTGGCTCATCTAATATCTCACGTTCAGCCTTGACTGATGGTATAGAATGGAATTATCGCATTTGCTCCGATACTTCCCCACAAGATTACGCTCATTTTAAGCAAACATTTGACGATTTATTTTTCAATCAATCCATTATAGTGGATGATAATGAGATGCGTAAATATTCGAAGAATTGGAAGAAGCCAAAACTTTTTTATGACTTAGAGAAGCTTGAAAATAGGACAACGGAGGATAGTGGATTTAAGCAAAGCCAATTTGTAGCTGAGATGCGATCCGAATATATTACCGATGCGCAAGACGAGGATAGGAAAAGAGGCATAATAATTGGGTATCCGCGTCCGATGGGACCTCAAATTGAAGCGCTATATGAATTGAAAAAAGCCAGGCTTGACGGTTGGAACAAAGGTATCGTAGTTGCTGCCACAGGGGTAGGTAAAACATTTTTGGCGGCTTTTGATTCTAAGGAATTTAAAAAAGTCCTTTTTGTAGCTCATAGAGAAGAGATCCTATTTCAGGCCGAAAGGACTTTTAAGTGTGTAAGGCCTGAGATTTCAACTGGATTTTTCAGCGGAGAGCAAAAGGATAGAGAATGCGATGTGTTATTCGCGACTGTTCAAACGCTTGGACGTAGAGAATATTTAGATGATAAAATCTTTAGTAGGGATGAATTTGATTATATAGTCATTGATGAATTTCATCATGCGGTTGCGGAGAGTTATGTTAATATCATTGAATATTTTAGACCTAAATTTTTGCTTGGACTTACGGCAACACCTGAAAGGCTCGACAATCAAGATGTATTTGCTTTGTGCGACTACAATCTGGTGTATGAAGTCAGATTAAAAGAGGCAATAAATAAGGGATGGCTTGTGCCTTTCAGATACTATGGAATTTATGATGAGATAGACTACAGTGGTATTGATTATAAAAATGGCAAATATAATGAGAAACAATTAGAGCAGGTATTAAGCATAAACAAACGGGCTGATCTCATATTGCAGAATTACCTTAAATATAAAAGCCAAAGGGCTTTAGGGTTTTGTTCGAGCAGGAACCATGCGGTTTTTATGGCTAAGTATTTTAAAGATCATGGTATTAATGCTTGCGCGGTTATCAGCGGAAATGGTTATAGTAATTTGGACGATACTCAAACATATTTATATGTAGTGGAGCGAAATGAAGCTGTAAAAAGACTTAAAACGGCTGAGATTAAAGTAATATTTTCAGTAGATATATTCAATGAAGGGCTTGATGTTCCCGAAGTGGATATGGTCATGTTTTTGAGGCCCACCGAGTCGCCGACTATTTTTCTTCAGCAATTGGGTAGGGGGTTGCGTAAGAAAGGTGAAAAGAAGTATGTAAATGTTTTGGATTTTATCGGGAATTATAAGAAAGCCAATCTTATTCCTTTTTTTCTCACAGGGGATATAAAGGAGCGTAATGAAAAATCAAGAATGGCTTACTTGCCGGATGAAGATGAATACCCTGAAGGTTGCTTCGTTGACTTTGACTTTAGGTTAGTAGACATTTTCAAGCGGATGTGGCATGAACAGAAAAATCTTTTTGACAAAGTTAAAGAGGAATATTTCAGGGTTAAAGAATATTTAGGCGACAGGCCGTCGAGACTTTCAATGTATACTTATCTGGACGAAAATATATATTCTGTAATACGTACAAAAAAGGAACTGAATATTTTTAAGGATTATCTTAGCTTTCTTGATAAAATTGGTGAATTATTGCCAAGTGAGCAAGCGCTGATTGGGACTAAAGCACATGAATTCCTTAAGGAAATAGAAAATACGAATATGACAAAAATGTATAAGATGCCGGTCTTATTAGCTTTTTATAATAAGGGGAATATGAAGCTTGCAATAGACGAAAACGATATATATGAAAGTTTTAGAGAGTTTTATTCCCATCCGTCCAATGCCATTGACCTCATGAAGGATAACAACACGTCAAATTACAAAGAATGGGGTAAAAAAGAGTATGTAAACTTAGCAAAGAAAAATCCTATCAAGTTTCTTTTGCAGTCCTCTCCGGATTTTTTCCGCGAGAGAAATGGGCAGTTTTGCCTTGCGCCAGCTTTAGATAAGTATATTAACAATCCGGCGTTTATTGAACATTATAAAGATATCATTGATTATAGAACCAGAAAATTTTATAAAGAGAGGCTTGAAAAAAGGTATGTCGATGAGGGAATGGATATCGTAGATAATTGAAGGTATCAAATTGCCTAGCTGTTATAGTGAGGAATACAACATATACGAGGAACAGCGCAAAAAAGCGTTATTTGCGTATGGTAGAAAAACGAACGTAAAAACAATTGTGATGAAAGAAGTGGGGTAGATGTTAGAAAAATGCGAGAATCTATTTCAATGTGAGCTTGTGTTATCCGGCAAAATCAATAACGTTAAGCTTTTGGGAGAGCTGCCATTTTTGCAATCGGATTTGGATAAGCTCGATGAGATGGTAGTAGAGCTGATGCATTCTGAGGCGGGCGGCATAGACTTTCTGAAACAAAGAACCACAGCTTGCTTGTCATGCTTGCTCGTTTGGCATGGTGTATATGATTACAAGGAAGGTAATTATTGGTCTACAATTGGGAAAATTATCGGAGAGTTAGATGCCATACAGCAGGCCGATTTAGGCAATGCATTTTTATCATTTCTTGCTCAGCGCGGCTTACCCACTTTTAATATAAAAGGTGCTAGGGCCTATGTTACACCGATCTTGATACATGGAGGAATCCCGGCCGCATGTCTGGATGGATTCTTTGAATATGTTGTGGATAGGTTTATAAAACAAAGGTTGACCCAGTCTGACATAGTAGCTCTTGAACTAGCTATACGCCGAGATGAGCATGAAGAACGTTCAAGACAAGAAGCACAAATAAATGACGTTCAACAAAGAAAGACTGCTTTGCAACAACGTATCTTACATGAACAACAGAGGCTATCGCTTGCTGCGCGATTAATGCAACTTTTGGCAGAACGCGAAACTCTTGCTGATGCAACTTATTTGCCAAATGATTGTAGAAAGCAAAGGGAACAGTGGCTAAAAGAAATAGAGTGTTTAGAAAGTGAGAAATTGCAGCTTAAAAAAGATATTGAGGCATTTAAGCTGCAAATATCTTCTTTTACAAAAGAAGATATGGCAATTTTAAGTTATGCTGATTATATAGACGATTATAAACACTGCTATGATCAATGGTTGTCTATACAAAGTAATTTGGGAAACGATAAAGCTGCGGCAGCCGAACTTTATGGGTACTTTCTGCAATTATGGGCACATATGTTAGGTTGCACTTTTAAGCAGAAATACGTGACCTGGTTGGAAACATTTGATGCAGAACAAGCATTTGACTTATTGAATATGCGTGATAAATTACGGCAGAAAATAAAAATGACAAGCGCTGATATGTGGCTTAAAGAACCATATATGAATACCAAATGTTTTTATAGATCCAAAGTGGAATTTAGGCGCCTGCAAAAAGCCTACAACAATATTTTAAGGCAATTGAAACGTATGTTTGAAGACATAGCGTTAAAGGGGCATTGGTTAAAAGATGATATGTCAAGGGTCCCTATGGGACCGAACGACACGAACTTGTCGGCAATGCTTTTAAGTTGTGAGGATAGTAAAAAAGCCGATATGTTAAGTACCGTAGTGCATTTTTTGACGAATAAAGAACTGAAATATATTTTGACCTGGTAAACCCAAAGATCATACGCAGACATATCCATTCGTTGGTGCTGGCTGACTTTTGGAGACAGCATGAAAATGCTTTTGGCAAAGTGGAAGATTTCTTCTTTAACCCAACAAACATTCCAGCTCTTTTGGGTGAATATCTTCAAAGTAAACCGCAGCATATTTTAGAAAGCTTAAAACGCATAGTGCCTGAAAATATGCATGATGCCATGGGGTTTGACGATTGGTCATGGGTAAAGTATCTTCTGGATCCTGATATCGGCGTGTTGACTATGGCCGAACTCGAAGTCACCGAGGATGTAAAAGCTCTGGATGAAGTATATAATGAAAGGACGGCGCAGCATCGATATGCTGACCACATACTGAGAGCCATAAATACCATAATGGGGAGAGAGCTTATAGACTACCTGGCCAACCACAACGTTTTGCCCAAATACGGTTTCCCTGTGGATGTGGTCGAATTGCAGCTGCCTCATGTAGATGACGGCGATGTGCCTGAGCTTGAGCTGCAGAGGGAGCTTCGCATAGCCATATCGGAGTACGCGCCTGGTAGCCAGGTTGTGGCCGGAGGAAGGCTGTGGACGTCAAGGTATTTGAAGCGTATACCGCAAAAAGCCTGGCCCAAATATAGATATGCCATATGCGAATGTGGCAATTATAAAAGCGTATTGGCTGATACCGGTATAGAGCTTGGCGAGTGCGATAGATGCAATAAACCTCTTGAGAAGGCTAAAGAAAAAGGCTTCTTTGTTATACCTGAGTTTGGGTTTATAGCGGATAATGCTGTTGAAAAGCCATCTACATCAAAACCTGAAAGGACATATTCATTATATCCAAATTTTGCGGGTAAAGCTGACGAGGGACGTAGCATCCATATGGAGGCAAACAGCATGACCATTACGGCTACAGCGGCTTCGCACGGTAAAATAGCGGTACTGAATACGGCGGGTGATGCCAAGTTTATGATATGCAATACATGTGGATATGCTAAAGTCAATTCGCGTATGGCAAATGATACAGTTCATAAGAACCCTCAAGGGATCGATTGCCATGGTAGCTTTCAACGATTAGCATTAGGGTATGAATTTGAAACTGATATATTGCAAATGGATTTTGGCATATACGGCAATAATAAAGACGGATTTTGGTTATCGCTTTTGTATGCTATATTGGAGGGGGCTGCTGAGGCATTGAACATCGAAAGGCAGGATATAGATGGTTGCTTATATCCTGTTTCGGGCAGTATGTATAGACCGGCTCTAATATTGTTTGACGATGTGCCCGGCGGAGCCGGCCATGTTAACAGGATTGCCGATGAAACTGCACTAAAAGATGTTTTGAATGCGGCGTTAAAGAGGGTGAGCCAGTGCGAGTGCGGCGGAGAAAAAGGCGATGCAAGCTGTTACGGTTGCCTGCGTAATTACCGCAACCAACGCTGGCATGACGTGTTAAACAGAGGTATGGTCATGGAGTTCCTCAAGATGCTGTTGTGAATTGAACAAAATACTACCGAACATCACAATGCGTTATGTTGTTTATGCCTCCATGCATTGTTAAAATTATAACATGTAAAAACAAATGTGCAGGAGGATATTTTATGACAGGCAAAGAACGCATATACAGCACCATGAGGCATGAGCGAGGCATAGACAAGGTGGCGTGGGTGCCGTTTGCGGGCATACATGCGGGCAAATTGACGGGTTATACTCCCACCGATATATTGACCGATGAGGATAAATTATACGAGTCGCTGGTAAAGGTAAACGAAACCTATAAGCCGGACGGCCAGCCGATAATGTTCGACCTTCAGATAGAGGCCGAGATATTGGGCTGCGAGCTGATGTGGGCAGAGAAGGCACCGCCGTCGGTCAAGACGCATCCTTTGGAGTCAAACGACGATATACCGGATTATATCCCGAAAGAACATGACGGCAGGATACCGGTAGCGTTAAATACATTAAAAAGGCTTAAAGACGGCGCAATAGGCCAAAATACGGCGCTATATGGCCTGATATGCGGGCCTTTCACGTTGGCGTCGCACTTGAGAGGCAACGATATATTCATGGATATGATAGACAAGCCCGAATATGTAAAGGCTCTGCTGGCATATACCGTCGACGTGGCCGAGGCCATGGCCGGCTACTACATCGATGCCGGTGCGGACGTGGTGGCGGTGGTCGACCCGCTGGTATCGCAGATATCGCCGATGCATTTCGCAGAGTTCTTAACCGACGGATTTAACCGGATATTCTCATATATAAGGCAGAGGGGGACTTTTTCATCCTTCTTCGTATGCGGCAACGCCACCAGGAACATAGAGGAGATGTGCAAGACGCAGCCGGACTGCATATCCATAGATGAGAACATAGATATGCCCGAAGCCAAGAAGATAACCGACCGGTATAATATAGTCATAGGCGGCAATATACCGCTCACATCGGTTATGCTGTATGGCTCGCAGTACGATAACATGAAATATGTCATCGGCCTGTTGGACGCGATGGACCACCACAACCTTATAATATCGCCGGGATGCGATATGCCCTATGACGTGCCGCCGGAGAATGTCGTGGGCGTACGCCAGGCAATAGATGATACGCAGGCTGTAAGGGAGATAGTGAAGAGTTATAAGGCAGGCGTGCAACAAGAGGATATAGACGTGCAGTTGCCCGATTACGATAAACTCGACAAGCCGCTTATAGAGGTGTTCACGATCGATTCGGCTACCTGCGCAGCATGCGGTTATATGGTCGACGCCGTAAAGGTGGCGAAGCAGCATTTCGGCGATAGGATAGACTTTATCGAATATAAGGCTGTTAACAGAGAAAATATATACAGGATACAGAAGATGGGCATAAAGAATCTGCCGTGCATATTCATAAACGGGGAATTGAAGTATTCGTCCATCATACCCGACAGAAAAGAGCTGTTCGAAGAGATAGAAAGGTATCTGGTCAAGGATGAGCAAAGAGCATAGCAAGAAAGTCTATCTAATAACAGGATTTTTGGGTGCCGGCAAGACTACGCTGATAAAAAACATCATAGAGGCGCATCCCGATATAAAAATAGGCGTCATAGTCAACGAATTCGGCAAGGTCGGCGTGGATGGCAGCGTCATAGGCAAGGATGGCATGGCAGTGCATGAGATAACCAACGGCTCCATATTCTGCTCGTGCCTTCAGGCTACGTTTGCGCAAAGCCTGATCGAGTTTTCGGGCTTGCCCATAGACATACTTCTCATAGAAGGGTCGGGCATGGCCGATCCTTCCAATGTCGACGCCATACTCGAGAGCATAAAGGATAAAACGCATGCGCCGCTGAGCTATAAAGGCGACATATGCGTGGTGGACGCGGCCAATATAGATAAGCTTGTACGGGTATCCCAGCCGGCTGAGAAGCAAATAAAATATGCCGATTATATAATAATCAACAAAGCGGATAAAGTGGATGAGCATAAAATAGAGGTCATAAAACGGCTTATGGCAGAGCTCAATCCGTACGCGGCCATAGAAGTGACCAGTTTTTCAAGCGTCAACGGCGATATACTCGACAAGATACAGGCATTCGACAAAGAAGGCGCTGAGCTAAAACAAAGCTGTAATACGCCCTCCAACAGGCCGACCGTAATCTATATGAAATCCCAAAACAGCGTTGAAGAAGGGGCGTTCAAGCGGTTTATGAATTCCATAATAGGCGACGCCTTCAGAGTAAAAGGCTTTTTCAAATTAAACGGTGACTGGAAACACATAGACGGCACAACCGACGAATTCACTATAAAGCCGATAAACGTAGAAAGAGAAATATCCGAGTTAGTCATATTTCCTAAAGCGGATGAGCACTCGGTGCAAAATATAAAGCAGAAATGCGAGGAATTCCTGCACGCCGCTATAAAGTAGAAAATCATGCAAAATGCTAGACATGCCGCCGATATAGTATTAAAATAGAAGCAACAGCGTTTACAAAACTGCCTGAATGAACATTCAGGCAGTTTAAAATATAAAGATATAAGGAGAATGGTGGCATGGAAGAAAGGATAATATACATCGACGGGCAATTCTACCCCAAATCCGAGGCAAAAGTCTCGGTATTCGATCACGGATTTTTATACGGCGACGGCGTATTCGAAGGCATAAGGGCCTATGACGGCCGCGTATTCCGCTGCGAAGACCATATAAACAGGCTCTATGAGGGCGCCAAAGCCATAGACCTTGAGATACCGATGAGCAAAGAAGAGATGACCGAGGCCATGCTGGAGACTATACGCCGCAACGGTTTGAGAGACAGCTACATACGCCTGGTGGTATCGCGGGGCATGGGTGACCTCGGGCTCAGCCCTGACAAATGCCCGAAACCCACCGTGGTCATCATAGC encodes:
- a CDS encoding DEAD/DEAH box helicase family protein; this translates as MGEYSYLYNKSTHGGNCITGDGDHLYIYLKESIAKAVNIDIIVAFLMESGVKLLAEDFKEAVNRGTALRILCGNYLNITQPQALYLLKDFLGDKVDLRFYNNPNKSFHPKAYIFRYKDNGEIFIGSSNISRSALTDGIEWNYRICSDTSPQDYAHFKQTFDDLFFNQSIIVDDNEMRKYSKNWKKPKLFYDLEKLENRTTEDSGFKQSQFVAEMRSEYITDAQDEDRKRGIIIGYPRPMGPQIEALYELKKARLDGWNKGIVVAATGVGKTFLAAFDSKEFKKVLFVAHREEILFQAERTFKCVRPEISTGFFSGEQKDRECDVLFATVQTLGRREYLDDKIFSRDEFDYIVIDEFHHAVAESYVNIIEYFRPKFLLGLTATPERLDNQDVFALCDYNLVYEVRLKEAINKGWLVPFRYYGIYDEIDYSGIDYKNGKYNEKQLEQVLSINKRADLILQNYLKYKSQRALGFCSSRNHAVFMAKYFKDHGINACAVISGNGYSNLDDTQTYLYVVERNEAVKRLKTAEIKVIFSVDIFNEGLDVPEVDMVMFLRPTESPTIFLQQLGRGLRKKGEKKYVNVLDFIGNYKKANLIPFFLTGDIKERNEKSRMAYLPDEDEYPEGCFVDFDFRLVDIFKRMWHEQKNLFDKVKEEYFRVKEYLGDRPSRLSMYTYLDENIYSVIRTKKELNIFKDYLSFLDKIGELLPSEQALIGTKAHEFLKEIENTNMTKMYKMPVLLAFYNKGNMKLAIDENDIYESFREFYSHPSNAIDLMKDNNTSNYKEWGKKEYVNLAKKNPIKFLLQSSPDFFRERNGQFCLAPALDKYINNPAFIEHYKDIIDYRTRKFYKERLEKRYVDEGMDIVDN
- a CDS encoding uroporphyrinogen decarboxylase family protein, producing MTGKERIYSTMRHERGIDKVAWVPFAGIHAGKLTGYTPTDILTDEDKLYESLVKVNETYKPDGQPIMFDLQIEAEILGCELMWAEKAPPSVKTHPLESNDDIPDYIPKEHDGRIPVALNTLKRLKDGAIGQNTALYGLICGPFTLASHLRGNDIFMDMIDKPEYVKALLAYTVDVAEAMAGYYIDAGADVVAVVDPLVSQISPMHFAEFLTDGFNRIFSYIRQRGTFSSFFVCGNATRNIEEMCKTQPDCISIDENIDMPEAKKITDRYNIVIGGNIPLTSVMLYGSQYDNMKYVIGLLDAMDHHNLIISPGCDMPYDVPPENVVGVRQAIDDTQAVREIVKSYKAGVQQEDIDVQLPDYDKLDKPLIEVFTIDSATCAACGYMVDAVKVAKQHFGDRIDFIEYKAVNRENIYRIQKMGIKNLPCIFINGELKYSSIIPDRKELFEEIERYLVKDEQRA
- a CDS encoding CorA family divalent cation transporter; the protein is MKYRIFCFFSIDVFFSTLSDSSILHRLMLPTVIIGIYGMNFDIPEPKWHYGYLWALSLMAAVTIAMIIYIHIRHKHWL
- a CDS encoding DUF6036 family nucleotidyltransferase: MGLEKMTKELFLEIMEVLDKKLEENRLKLTLNIYGGTVMMICFDARPATKDVDALFETSSIIENILSDIAETYGLNKDWINQDVKEPLKYIKQENLKEVFTYKNLRVLAPTAEQMLAMKILSARPEPYSDFKDAEYLIKYLKIEKLEQVLNIFDRYVGRKYLGDRQKMFLNYVGKDLGMQWKEFSI
- a CDS encoding HIT family protein, with protein sequence MGCIFCDYLNNKAYIMENELAFAIYDNFPVNKGHMLIIPKRHYANYFDATPDEIIALNDLIKRAKGLLDNRFNPDGYNIGVNIGEAAGQTIFHLHIHVIPRYIGDVENPRGGIRKLKKPLIEYDG
- a CDS encoding DUF1998 domain-containing protein; protein product: MLADFWRQHENAFGKVEDFFFNPTNIPALLGEYLQSKPQHILESLKRIVPENMHDAMGFDDWSWVKYLLDPDIGVLTMAELEVTEDVKALDEVYNERTAQHRYADHILRAINTIMGRELIDYLANHNVLPKYGFPVDVVELQLPHVDDGDVPELELQRELRIAISEYAPGSQVVAGGRLWTSRYLKRIPQKAWPKYRYAICECGNYKSVLADTGIELGECDRCNKPLEKAKEKGFFVIPEFGFIADNAVEKPSTSKPERTYSLYPNFAGKADEGRSIHMEANSMTITATAASHGKIAVLNTAGDAKFMICNTCGYAKVNSRMANDTVHKNPQGIDCHGSFQRLALGYEFETDILQMDFGIYGNNKDGFWLSLLYAILEGAAEALNIERQDIDGCLYPVSGSMYRPALILFDDVPGGAGHVNRIADETALKDVLNAALKRVSQCECGGEKGDASCYGCLRNYRNQRWHDVLNRGMVMEFLKMLL
- a CDS encoding CobW family GTP-binding protein — translated: MSKEHSKKVYLITGFLGAGKTTLIKNIIEAHPDIKIGVIVNEFGKVGVDGSVIGKDGMAVHEITNGSIFCSCLQATFAQSLIEFSGLPIDILLIEGSGMADPSNVDAILESIKDKTHAPLSYKGDICVVDAANIDKLVRVSQPAEKQIKYADYIIINKADKVDEHKIEVIKRLMAELNPYAAIEVTSFSSVNGDILDKIQAFDKEGAELKQSCNTPSNRPTVIYMKSQNSVEEGAFKRFMNSIIGDAFRVKGFFKLNGDWKHIDGTTDEFTIKPINVEREISELVIFPKADEHSVQNIKQKCEEFLHAAIK